A window of bacterium contains these coding sequences:
- a CDS encoding agmatine deiminase family protein, translated as MTSRLRNTLLLAVLALGLVALGVVVKGRGGAGSRGDTAAPPADLAAALGSFYMPGEFEPQEFLLVGGGTLAAEAPDVLRELVRLAAPEVRLLILASDAADRAPIEAMLTGPDLPADRCGFLPAQAKGLWLRDFGPLTVSDAAGRRSMVDFVATAPGVDRSDDGLPALVAESLGLAVLGNRARLAGGDLLNNGRGLGLLSARVLERNAAEPGFA; from the coding sequence ATGACGTCCCGGCTCCGCAACACCCTCCTGCTCGCCGTCCTGGCCCTCGGCCTGGTCGCGCTCGGCGTCGTGGTCAAGGGCCGCGGGGGCGCCGGGTCGCGGGGCGACACCGCGGCCCCGCCGGCCGATCTCGCGGCCGCCCTCGGCTCCTTCTACATGCCCGGCGAGTTCGAGCCGCAGGAGTTCCTTCTGGTCGGCGGCGGCACCCTGGCCGCCGAGGCGCCCGACGTGCTGCGCGAGCTCGTGCGCCTCGCCGCGCCGGAGGTGCGGCTCCTGATCCTGGCCTCCGATGCCGCGGACCGCGCCCCCATCGAGGCGATGCTCACCGGCCCCGACCTGCCCGCCGACCGTTGCGGATTCCTGCCGGCGCAGGCGAAAGGCCTGTGGCTGCGCGACTTCGGCCCGCTGACGGTGTCGGATGCCGCCGGGCGGCGCTCCATGGTCGACTTCGTCGCCACCGCTCCCGGCGTCGACCGCAGCGACGACGGCCTGCCGGCCCTCGTCGCCGAGTCCCTCGGCCTCGCCGTCCTCGGCAACCGGGCCCGGCTCGCCGGCGGCGACCTGCTCAACAACGGGCGGGGGCTGGGCCTGCTCTCGGCGCGGGTCCTCGAGCGCAACGCCGCCGAGCCCGGCTTCGC